One window from the genome of Nicotiana sylvestris chromosome 9, ASM39365v2, whole genome shotgun sequence encodes:
- the LOC104246600 gene encoding protein TIFY 4B-like isoform X2: MPPEETVSKSPLDKPLHLLTDDDISQLTREDCRRYLKEKGMRRPSWNKSQAIQQVISLKALLETTPDSDTSPRRKLHIPRPDTRVQQVQKGTDTDAGFSESAEGTVPYGRKHPKKPDIPGDIAAGSVAVAAGNNLAPSRTTDLGNTPASQLTIFYCGKVNVYDDVPAEKAQAIMHLAATPLCMPSETPLGATLAARHSECRLQASSVKLGPDSGMVLMPTMQTGKMSEVTRLRLEESNTFYEDNSEAVEGHPSRKASVQRYLEKRKDR, encoded by the exons ATGCCGCCGGAAGAAACAGTTTCCAAATCACCTCTGGACAAACCTCTCCACCTGCTTACTGATGACGACATTTCTCAGCTCACTCGCGAAGATTGCCGCCGTTACCTTAAAGAAAAAg GAATGAGAAGGCCATCATGGAATAAATCACAGGCGATTCAGCAGGTGATTTCACTGAAGGCGCTTCTCGAGACGACGCCGGATTCTGACACCAGCCCTCGGAGAAAACTTCACATTCCTCGCCCAGACACTAGAGTACAACAA GTCCAGAAAGGAACGGATACCGATGCAGGATTTTCGGAATCGGCTGAAGGGACGGTGCCATACGGAAGAAAACATCCGAAAAAACCTGATATTCCAGGTGATATAGCTGCCGGTTCAGTTGCCGTTGCCGCCGGCAATAACTTAGCTCCTTCTAG AACCACAGATTTGGGAAACACACCAGCAAGTCAATTGACAATCTTCTATTGTGGCAAGGTGAATGTGTACGATGATGTGCCCGCTGAAAAG GCACAAGCAATCATGCATCTTGCTGCAACTCCACTCTGCATGCCTTCAGAAACTCCACTGGGTGCTACCTTAGCAGCTCGACACTCCGAATGCCGTTTGCAAGCTTCAAGTGTTAAACTGGGTCCAGATTCTGGTATGGTGCTCATGCCAACCATGCAAACAG GGAAAATGAGTGAAGTGACTCGCCTGCGTCTGGAGGAAAGCAATACCTTCTATGAAGACAACTCTG AAGCAGTGGAAGGCCACCCAAGCAGGAAAGCATCAGTACAAAGATATCTTGAGAAGCGGAAAGACAG GTGA
- the LOC104246600 gene encoding protein TIFY 4B-like isoform X1, protein MPPEETVSKSPLDKPLHLLTDDDISQLTREDCRRYLKEKGMRRPSWNKSQAIQQVISLKALLETTPDSDTSPRRKLHIPRPDTRVQQVQKGTDTDAGFSESAEGTVPYGRKHPKKPDIPGDIAAGSVAVAAGNNLAPSRTTDLGNTPASQLTIFYCGKVNVYDDVPAEKAQAIMHLAATPLCMPSETPLGATLAARHSECRLQASSVKLGPDSGMVLMPTMQTGKMSEVTRLRLEESNTFYEDNSEAVEGHPSRKASVQRYLEKRKDRFKSKRKIGMSSSASSDIYVNHQTGNHTLNELSSRSNTCSPPTIRLSAARAPTGIMTNNIEMNARVSTFLNDKDAKE, encoded by the exons ATGCCGCCGGAAGAAACAGTTTCCAAATCACCTCTGGACAAACCTCTCCACCTGCTTACTGATGACGACATTTCTCAGCTCACTCGCGAAGATTGCCGCCGTTACCTTAAAGAAAAAg GAATGAGAAGGCCATCATGGAATAAATCACAGGCGATTCAGCAGGTGATTTCACTGAAGGCGCTTCTCGAGACGACGCCGGATTCTGACACCAGCCCTCGGAGAAAACTTCACATTCCTCGCCCAGACACTAGAGTACAACAA GTCCAGAAAGGAACGGATACCGATGCAGGATTTTCGGAATCGGCTGAAGGGACGGTGCCATACGGAAGAAAACATCCGAAAAAACCTGATATTCCAGGTGATATAGCTGCCGGTTCAGTTGCCGTTGCCGCCGGCAATAACTTAGCTCCTTCTAG AACCACAGATTTGGGAAACACACCAGCAAGTCAATTGACAATCTTCTATTGTGGCAAGGTGAATGTGTACGATGATGTGCCCGCTGAAAAG GCACAAGCAATCATGCATCTTGCTGCAACTCCACTCTGCATGCCTTCAGAAACTCCACTGGGTGCTACCTTAGCAGCTCGACACTCCGAATGCCGTTTGCAAGCTTCAAGTGTTAAACTGGGTCCAGATTCTGGTATGGTGCTCATGCCAACCATGCAAACAG GGAAAATGAGTGAAGTGACTCGCCTGCGTCTGGAGGAAAGCAATACCTTCTATGAAGACAACTCTG AAGCAGTGGAAGGCCACCCAAGCAGGAAAGCATCAGTACAAAGATATCTTGAGAAGCGGAAAGACAG GTTCAAGAGCAAGAGAAAGATAGGAATGTCTTCGTCTGCTAGCTCGGACATCTATGTGAACCATCAAACTGGAAATCATACCCTTAATGAGCTCTCAAGTAGGAGCAACACTTGTTCCCCTCCCACAATTAGACTATCTGCTGCACGTGCTCCAACTGGTATAATGACTAACAATATCGAAATGAATGCGAGAGTTTCTACTTTTCTCAATGACAAAG ATGCCAAAGAGTGA